A stretch of the Sulfurimonas sp. HSL3-1 genome encodes the following:
- a CDS encoding biotin synthase: MTEKVFLCAISNINSGTCSEDCKFCSQSVRYKADIARYKQKPVTDIIEEARAAKASGALGFCLVTAHKGLDERTLDFVCEVAEAVNAEVPGLRLIACNGTASVSQLETLKRSGIKAYNHNLETSREFYPQICTTHPWDERFETCENVNAVGLKLISGGIFGLGENQEDRISMLTSLQKLNPVSVPINFYHHNPALPLRPNPLSTDEALELITLTRQMLPNAERIMVAGGRELMFGERQHEIFAAGANSIVVGNYLTTEGRDRNADLEMLRDLGLAVADRVGE; encoded by the coding sequence ATGACCGAGAAGGTTTTTCTGTGCGCTATCAGCAACATCAACAGCGGCACCTGCAGCGAAGACTGCAAGTTCTGCTCGCAGAGTGTACGCTATAAGGCCGATATCGCCCGCTACAAGCAAAAGCCCGTCACAGACATCATCGAAGAGGCCCGCGCAGCCAAAGCCTCCGGCGCCCTGGGCTTCTGCCTGGTCACGGCGCACAAGGGGCTTGACGAACGTACCCTCGATTTCGTCTGCGAAGTCGCCGAGGCCGTCAACGCGGAGGTCCCGGGGCTGCGACTGATCGCCTGTAACGGTACCGCCTCCGTTTCCCAGCTCGAAACTCTCAAGCGATCCGGCATCAAAGCCTACAACCACAACCTCGAAACCTCCCGCGAGTTCTACCCGCAGATCTGCACCACCCACCCCTGGGACGAACGGTTCGAGACCTGCGAAAACGTCAATGCCGTCGGTCTCAAGCTGATCTCCGGCGGTATCTTCGGCCTGGGCGAGAACCAGGAGGACCGCATCAGTATGCTCACCTCCCTGCAGAAACTGAACCCGGTCTCCGTCCCCATCAACTTTTACCACCATAATCCGGCCCTGCCCCTGCGCCCCAACCCCCTCAGCACGGACGAAGCCCTGGAGCTTATTACGCTGACGCGGCAGATGCTGCCCAATGCAGAGCGCATCATGGTCGCGGGCGGACGGGAACTGATGTTCGGGGAACGGCAGCACGAGATTTTTGCCGCCGGCGCCAACTCCATCGTCGTCGGGAACTACCTCACGACCGAAGGTCGCGACCGCAATGCCGACCTCGAGATGCTGCGCGATCTCGGTCTTGCCGTCGCGGACCGTGTAGGGGAGTAA
- a CDS encoding YfcE family phosphodiesterase, translating to MKIGLLSDTHKKVEYSRQVIDHLLAEGAEFLIHCGDIVKEEMLQQLKTCGKRYVAVYGNNDPHLAAVHNRYSLVQEPHYFKLAKTKFKLMHLPFYMAPDAQIVLFGHTHTFECDFKNGTLYLNPGEACARSKPVSECAMLEITDDTFGVTQYSRPLEEETFHARHFSFERESA from the coding sequence GTGAAAATCGGGCTGCTCTCCGATACCCATAAAAAAGTGGAATACTCCCGGCAGGTGATCGACCATCTGCTGGCCGAAGGAGCCGAGTTCCTGATCCACTGCGGCGACATCGTCAAAGAGGAGATGCTCCAGCAGCTCAAAACCTGCGGCAAACGCTACGTTGCCGTCTACGGTAACAACGACCCCCATCTCGCGGCGGTCCATAACCGCTACAGCCTGGTACAGGAGCCCCACTACTTCAAACTGGCAAAGACGAAATTCAAACTGATGCACCTACCGTTTTATATGGCACCCGACGCCCAGATCGTGCTCTTCGGTCATACCCATACTTTCGAGTGCGATTTCAAAAACGGGACGCTCTACCTTAACCCCGGCGAAGCATGCGCGCGCTCCAAACCGGTCTCGGAATGTGCTATGCTTGAGATCACGGATGACACGTTTGGCGTCACCCAGTACAGCCGGCCGCTGGAAGAGGAGACTTTCCACGCCAGACACTTCAGTTTCGAGAGGGAATCGGCATGA